Proteins encoded within one genomic window of Bradyrhizobium sp. 186:
- a CDS encoding molybdopterin cofactor-binding domain-containing protein, with protein MEPSRREFVKWLSAGGISVSLSHLASAAGVPFAAHETLPGRGKFNPATKGTGRVDGVAKVTGAKLYASDFRANDLPGWPQTTSHAILVRANDATHVYTGMDLARLKGALKPSVVVSADDLARIGTQVPEFYAGDLFCPPGKTPLYLGQPVALLIFEKFDAFDQARLALRDGTFVKFGEETGPVIAPDYGSYRFTRVAGPSHEKPDVYSPIQAGWVTPKKVQNAALPVWSPLAKEMPPDYVKAAKYGEQIRAELAADDASLLVLDREFETQSVDPMFLEPECGLAWYTGKGGNLELVLGVQSPYEAAESLAFLMAKARAPYKPGHINAQFGHVGGGFGGRDHTPFILYVALAAICFPGKPVRLAHDRYQQFQGGIKRHPIKMRSRIGVDRATGIIKAFAADHVLDGGGLANFSANVATVAATAAIGIYDIPKVDVTTVVVHSRGVTAGSMRGYGALQTLTAIETLIDEAAGELKLDPIEFRRRNALKQNGRTMTGNPYIVSVRTPEILDKLEKHPIWQQRAQFKQSASDRLVGTGVACVTKDYGAGADCSLGRVELGADGKIAIFCDHVEMGNGIGTALANRVANHVGAIADEVSIARVDGYEALGLVTSGDPYTMDQKTQDAAQRNPRWVPRISSATSASVGAHVGTHSSAEAARIIFRFGLWPAALELWRIPKTDPRATQWASAAWQNGQLVMPGLEPLALPVLAATAHARGFITGAIAHSFSRWAWSRARFPLFGEQHRAEIDALAIRRGNGKFERINRTSVTFPPTNNNRIGTAYTSMCGALVRVEIERATGSLRIAKAYSVLECGTALVPEVVMGQTQGGFAMGVGYALLETLPPFEGGPGNGEWNLGRYLVARGSDLPLRDLEIEMLKALTPDEPPKGMAEVVMVPIVPALINAIHDATGHRFRALPVTSNLLKGVLA; from the coding sequence ATGGAGCCTTCGCGACGCGAGTTCGTGAAGTGGTTATCCGCAGGAGGCATCTCGGTCAGCCTGTCGCATCTTGCTTCGGCGGCGGGAGTTCCCTTCGCGGCCCACGAGACGCTGCCTGGACGCGGCAAGTTCAACCCCGCAACAAAGGGCACCGGCCGTGTCGACGGCGTCGCCAAGGTCACCGGCGCAAAGCTTTACGCCTCCGACTTCCGCGCCAATGATCTGCCGGGCTGGCCACAGACCACCTCGCACGCGATCCTGGTGCGCGCCAATGACGCCACGCATGTCTACACCGGCATGGACCTCGCCCGCCTGAAGGGCGCGCTGAAACCCTCCGTCGTCGTGAGCGCTGATGATCTCGCGCGCATCGGCACGCAAGTGCCGGAGTTCTACGCCGGCGACCTGTTCTGCCCGCCCGGCAAGACGCCGCTCTATCTCGGACAACCCGTCGCGCTCCTGATCTTCGAAAAGTTCGACGCCTTCGACCAGGCGCGCCTCGCCCTGCGCGACGGCACCTTCGTCAAATTCGGCGAGGAGACCGGACCGGTAATAGCGCCCGATTACGGCTCCTACCGCTTCACGCGTGTGGCAGGTCCCTCGCATGAGAAGCCGGACGTCTATTCGCCGATCCAGGCCGGCTGGGTCACGCCCAAGAAGGTGCAGAACGCAGCACTTCCGGTGTGGTCACCGCTCGCGAAGGAAATGCCGCCCGATTATGTCAAGGCCGCCAAATATGGCGAGCAGATTCGCGCCGAGCTCGCCGCGGACGACGCCTCGCTGCTGGTGCTCGACCGCGAGTTCGAGACGCAGTCGGTCGATCCGATGTTCCTGGAGCCGGAATGCGGGCTCGCCTGGTACACCGGCAAGGGCGGCAATCTCGAGCTGGTGCTCGGCGTGCAGTCGCCCTATGAGGCGGCGGAGTCGCTCGCGTTTCTCATGGCCAAAGCCCGCGCGCCTTACAAGCCAGGCCATATCAACGCGCAGTTCGGCCATGTCGGCGGCGGCTTCGGCGGCCGCGATCACACGCCGTTCATCCTCTACGTCGCGCTGGCGGCGATCTGCTTTCCCGGAAAACCGGTGCGGCTGGCGCATGACCGCTACCAGCAATTCCAGGGCGGCATCAAGCGCCACCCGATCAAGATGCGCTCGCGCATCGGCGTCGACCGCGCGACCGGCATCATCAAGGCCTTCGCTGCCGACCACGTGCTCGACGGCGGCGGCCTCGCCAATTTCTCCGCCAACGTTGCTACCGTCGCCGCCACCGCCGCGATCGGCATCTACGACATCCCCAAGGTCGACGTCACGACGGTCGTGGTGCATTCGCGCGGCGTGACCGCGGGCTCGATGCGCGGCTATGGCGCGCTCCAGACGCTGACCGCGATCGAGACACTGATCGACGAGGCGGCGGGCGAGCTCAAGCTGGATCCGATTGAATTCCGACGGCGCAATGCGCTCAAGCAGAACGGCCGGACCATGACCGGCAATCCGTACATCGTCTCCGTGCGCACGCCCGAAATTCTCGACAAGCTCGAAAAGCATCCAATCTGGCAGCAGCGCGCGCAATTCAAGCAGAGCGCCTCCGACCGGCTGGTCGGCACCGGCGTTGCCTGCGTGACCAAGGACTACGGCGCCGGCGCGGACTGCTCGCTCGGCCGCGTCGAGCTCGGAGCCGACGGCAAGATTGCGATCTTCTGCGATCATGTCGAGATGGGCAACGGCATCGGCACGGCGCTGGCGAACCGTGTCGCGAACCATGTCGGCGCCATCGCCGACGAAGTCTCGATTGCCCGGGTCGACGGCTATGAGGCGCTCGGCCTGGTCACATCAGGCGATCCCTACACGATGGATCAAAAGACCCAGGATGCGGCGCAGAGAAATCCACGCTGGGTGCCCAGGATCAGCTCGGCGACATCAGCCTCGGTCGGCGCCCATGTCGGCACCCATTCCTCCGCGGAGGCCGCCCGAATCATCTTCCGCTTCGGCCTGTGGCCCGCGGCGCTCGAATTGTGGCGCATCCCGAAGACAGATCCACGCGCCACGCAATGGGCGAGCGCGGCCTGGCAAAACGGCCAGCTCGTGATGCCCGGTCTCGAACCGCTGGCACTCCCCGTGCTCGCCGCAACAGCCCATGCCCGCGGCTTCATCACCGGCGCGATCGCGCACAGCTTTTCGCGCTGGGCCTGGTCGCGCGCACGCTTTCCCCTCTTCGGTGAGCAACATCGTGCCGAGATCGACGCGCTCGCGATCCGCCGCGGCAATGGCAAGTTCGAACGGATCAATCGCACCAGCGTCACGTTTCCACCGACCAACAATAACCGGATCGGCACCGCCTACACATCGATGTGCGGCGCGCTGGTCCGTGTCGAGATCGAGCGCGCGACCGGGAGCTTGCGCATCGCCAAGGCCTATAGCGTGCTCGAATGCGGCACCGCGCTCGTGCCGGAGGTCGTGATGGGCCAGACCCAGGGCGGCTTCGCCATGGGCGTCGGCTACGCGCTGCTCGAAACCTTGCCGCCGTTCGAGGGCGGCCCCGGCAACGGCGAATGGAATCTCGGGCGCTATCTCGTCGCACGCGGCTCGGACCTGCCCTTGCGCGATCTCGAGATCGAGATGCTGAAGGCGCTGACGCCGGACGAGCCGCCCAAGGGCATGGCTGAAGTCGTGATGGTCCCGATCGTTCCAGCGCTGATCAACGCCATCCACGACGCCACCGGCCACCGCTTCCGCGCGCTGCCGGTCACATCAAACCTCCTGAAGGGAGTGCTCGCGTGA